From the Gammaproteobacteria bacterium genome, one window contains:
- a CDS encoding hypothetical protein (Evidence 5 : Unknown function): protein MLLRFSRAWTGITNRYSLVCCMKPWADILADVPKPVRRLPGSLIATLSMHSGIEGGHSVTRVAFLAGDGNRIA from the coding sequence ATGCTCCTCCGTTTCTCTCGCGCTTGGACGGGTATCACCAATCGCTACAGTCTTGTCTGTTGCATGAAACCTTGGGCGGATATCCTCGCCGATGTCCCCAAGCCAGTCCGTCGCCTACCCGGTAGCCTGATTGCTACCCTATCGATGCACTCAGGTATCGAGGGCGGCCACAGCGTTACCCGTGTGGCGTTTCTGGCGGGTGATGGAAACAGAATAGCGTAG
- the rpoD gene encoding RNA polymerase, sigma 70 (sigma D) factor, whose amino-acid sequence MNQEQQQSQLKLLIAKGKEQGFLTYREVNDHLPDEIVDPEQIEEIIGMINDMGIPVHEDAPDADALLMAETPVTPDDDAAEEAAAALATVDSEFGRTTDPVRMYMREMGSVELLTREGEIEIAKRIEDGLNQVITALACPETVAELLREHERIGREDLRITELISGFHDEPILAEKDLPPPPEEVASEVVGVDTAIEEEVEVGEEAESLIVAEAGLDSSEAHRRFVALHDLYQQVQTATVEYGRHDPRTMELRRQVVDSFMQFKLTPKTVERLTASMRRIVETVRSHERRILDICVNRAGMLRETFIRSFPGHEVDLRWLQQHLDAKTSYAVALASYQEEILHIQTSLLDMLGTCGMSIQDLKEINRQMSLGEAKARRAKKEMVEANLRLVISIAKKYTNRGLQFLDLIQEGNIGLMKAVDKFEYRRGYKFSTYATWWIRQAITRSIADQARTIRIPVHMIETINKLNRVSHQMLQEMGREPTPEELAVRMEMPEDKVRKVLKIAKEPISMETPIGDDDDSHLGDFIEDASVMSPSEAATFEGLRQATQRVLEGLTAREAKVLRMRFGIDMSTDHTLEEVGKQFDVTRERIRQIEAKALRKLRHPSRSEQLRSFLDMAD is encoded by the coding sequence ATGAACCAAGAGCAGCAGCAATCCCAGTTGAAGTTGTTGATCGCAAAAGGGAAAGAGCAAGGCTTCCTGACCTATCGTGAGGTCAACGACCATTTGCCCGACGAGATCGTCGATCCTGAGCAGATCGAAGAGATCATCGGCATGATCAACGATATGGGCATTCCAGTCCACGAGGATGCCCCTGACGCCGATGCCCTGCTTATGGCGGAGACACCGGTAACCCCGGACGACGATGCCGCCGAAGAAGCCGCAGCCGCACTGGCTACCGTCGACAGTGAATTTGGTCGGACCACGGATCCGGTACGCATGTACATGCGTGAGATGGGCAGCGTCGAGCTGCTTACTCGTGAGGGTGAGATCGAGATCGCCAAGCGTATCGAGGATGGCCTAAATCAGGTCATTACCGCTCTTGCCTGCCCCGAAACGGTTGCCGAGCTATTGCGTGAGCACGAGCGAATCGGGCGTGAGGATCTGCGCATCACCGAGCTGATCAGCGGTTTTCATGACGAGCCCATACTCGCAGAGAAAGACCTACCTCCACCGCCCGAAGAGGTAGCTAGCGAGGTGGTTGGAGTTGATACGGCGATTGAGGAGGAGGTCGAGGTCGGGGAAGAGGCCGAATCGCTGATCGTTGCTGAGGCAGGATTGGATTCCTCCGAGGCACATCGGCGTTTTGTGGCGCTACACGACCTTTATCAGCAAGTCCAGACCGCGACCGTTGAGTACGGTCGGCATGATCCACGCACGATGGAATTGCGTCGCCAGGTAGTGGATTCATTCATGCAGTTCAAGCTGACGCCAAAGACTGTGGAGCGATTGACGGCCAGTATGCGTCGAATCGTTGAAACGGTTCGCAGCCATGAGCGTCGGATCTTAGATATCTGCGTCAACCGGGCAGGTATGCTGAGGGAGACTTTCATCCGTAGTTTCCCAGGCCATGAAGTCGATCTTCGATGGTTACAACAACATCTGGATGCGAAGACCTCCTACGCAGTAGCTCTAGCCTCCTATCAGGAGGAGATCCTGCACATCCAAACCAGCCTGTTGGATATGCTCGGTACCTGTGGTATGAGTATCCAGGATCTCAAGGAAATCAATCGCCAAATGTCATTGGGTGAAGCAAAGGCCCGGCGTGCCAAAAAGGAGATGGTTGAGGCTAATCTACGGTTAGTAATTTCCATTGCCAAGAAGTACACCAATCGAGGGTTGCAGTTCTTGGATCTAATCCAGGAAGGGAATATTGGTCTAATGAAGGCGGTGGACAAGTTCGAATATCGGCGTGGTTATAAATTTTCTACCTACGCTACCTGGTGGATTCGTCAAGCCATTACCCGATCCATTGCCGATCAGGCGCGAACTATTCGCATCCCGGTGCATATGATTGAGACCATCAATAAGCTCAACCGGGTTTCTCACCAGATGCTACAGGAGATGGGCCGTGAACCCACGCCCGAGGAGCTTGCGGTACGGATGGAAATGCCCGAGGACAAAGTACGTAAGGTTTTGAAGATCGCCAAGGAGCCGATCTCCATGGAGACCCCCATCGGAGATGACGACGACTCGCACCTTGGCGATTTTATTGAGGATGCTAGCGTTATGTCGCCCAGTGAGGCGGCAACGTTTGAAGGTCTGCGCCAAGCCACTCAACGTGTACTGGAAGGGCTGACCGCTCGAGAGGCAAAGGTGTTACGGATGCGTTTCGGCATTGACATGAGCACCGATCACACCCTAGAAGAGGTTGGCAAACAGTTCGATGTTACCCGCGAACGTATCCGTCAAATCGAAGCTAAAGCCCTGCGTAAGTTGCGCCATCCCAGCCGTTCGGAGCAGTTGCGTAGTTTTTTGGACATGGCAGACTAG
- the dnaG gene encoding DNA primase, with the protein MAFGHIPQTFIDELISRVDIVEVIDSRVPLKKAGRSYTARCPFHNEKTPSFSVNPDKQFYYCFGCGVHGTAISFLMDYEHLEFPEAVEELARGMGLTVPREKGSGGGKTNSRRDLYDWLEEATRYYQWALAEHPQRKAARAYLEEQRGLNAEVIERFRIGYAPPGWDNLLRKLGGENARQPLMDTGMLIQQEGTNRVYDRFRDRIMFPIEDRRGRILGFGGRTLGNDTPKYLNSPETLLFQKRHELYGLRQAAERGRSPEYVLIVEGYLDVVALAQYGIPHTVATLGTATTAEHLKRLFRITPQLVFCFDGDRAGRAAAWRALEASLPELHDQRDVRFLLLPEGEDPDTLVRVEGLEAFSTRLRQATPIIQYLLEVVRAQVDTERTDRQARVVELVRPFMAKMSAGIYRTFLIRELAELTRITPDALSKLVQPKTVTHSKTPAPTGERAGRPSPVRAALGLLLMRPDLAELVDDPARYAGYEVPGAKLLGEVITLLQTQPNLRPSAILEHWRGTETEQHLAQLAQWTPLVPEEGMATELKDVLKRLEQQALEQETTRLVDKARISGLAGLADTERMRLNQLLSRKKAGAAIKPGG; encoded by the coding sequence ATGGCTTTCGGACACATTCCTCAGACCTTCATTGATGAACTGATCAGCCGGGTAGACATTGTTGAAGTCATTGATTCACGAGTGCCACTCAAAAAGGCCGGGCGCAGCTATACTGCTCGCTGTCCATTTCACAATGAAAAGACACCCTCCTTCAGCGTAAATCCAGATAAACAATTCTATTATTGCTTTGGTTGTGGCGTTCACGGTACGGCCATTAGCTTTTTGATGGACTACGAACACCTCGAATTTCCCGAAGCGGTAGAGGAGTTGGCGCGCGGTATGGGTTTAACCGTACCTCGCGAGAAAGGAAGTGGCGGCGGAAAAACCAACTCACGACGCGACCTCTACGACTGGTTGGAAGAGGCTACCCGCTATTACCAGTGGGCACTGGCCGAGCATCCTCAGAGGAAGGCCGCCCGCGCCTACCTGGAGGAGCAGCGGGGACTAAATGCCGAGGTCATTGAACGCTTTCGCATTGGCTATGCCCCTCCCGGCTGGGACAACTTGTTGCGCAAATTGGGTGGAGAAAACGCGCGTCAACCACTGATGGATACGGGAATGTTGATCCAGCAGGAAGGCACCAACCGGGTCTACGACCGCTTTCGTGACCGTATTATGTTCCCCATAGAGGATCGACGCGGACGTATCCTAGGCTTTGGCGGGCGCACTCTTGGCAATGATACGCCCAAGTATCTGAATTCCCCTGAAACGCTCCTCTTTCAAAAGCGGCACGAACTTTATGGCCTGCGCCAGGCCGCCGAACGTGGTCGTTCCCCTGAATACGTGCTGATCGTCGAGGGTTACCTGGATGTCGTGGCCTTGGCGCAGTACGGTATCCCTCACACGGTCGCGACTCTGGGCACCGCCACCACCGCCGAACACCTCAAACGGCTATTTCGCATCACTCCCCAGTTGGTATTTTGTTTTGACGGTGACCGTGCCGGCCGGGCCGCAGCGTGGCGAGCCTTGGAGGCAAGCCTGCCTGAGCTGCACGACCAACGCGACGTTCGCTTCCTACTGCTACCAGAGGGGGAAGATCCAGACACTTTGGTACGAGTAGAAGGCCTCGAGGCCTTTAGCACGCGACTTCGTCAGGCAACACCCATCATTCAATATCTGCTGGAGGTAGTCAGGGCACAGGTCGACACCGAAAGAACGGACCGTCAAGCACGAGTGGTGGAGTTAGTTCGTCCGTTCATGGCTAAAATGTCTGCGGGTATTTATCGTACCTTTCTGATCCGAGAACTTGCAGAACTTACCCGAATAACCCCTGATGCATTGTCTAAACTTGTTCAACCCAAGACAGTAACGCACAGCAAAACACCAGCGCCAACAGGGGAGCGAGCGGGACGCCCCTCTCCGGTACGTGCTGCGTTGGGGTTGTTGTTGATGCGCCCAGATCTGGCCGAACTGGTCGATGACCCGGCCCGTTATGCGGGGTATGAAGTGCCTGGAGCTAAGCTACTTGGCGAGGTTATTACCCTGCTCCAGACCCAGCCAAATTTGCGACCATCGGCGATCTTGGAGCACTGGAGAGGGACTGAAACTGAACAACATTTGGCACAACTGGCCCAATGGACGCCGCTCGTGCCCGAGGAAGGGATGGCAACCGAACTCAAAGATGTACTAAAACGCTTGGAACAACAGGCATTGGAGCAAGAAACTACCCGATTGGTAGATAAAGCACGCATCTCTGGCCTAGCGGGCCTAGCGGACACGGAAAGAATGCGATTGAACCAACTGTTGTCTCGAAAAAAAGCGGGTGCTGCAATCAAGCCTGGGGGTTGA